In Rheinheimera sp. MM224, one DNA window encodes the following:
- the nusB gene encoding transcription antitermination factor NusB — translation MKPNARRLARSLAVQGVYSWQVSKNPIGDIEQQLLLEQNTKHLDVGYFQDILRGVAVNHPVLDEAVKPFLDRPFEEIDLVEKAILRVSAYELKYRLDVPYKVVINEAIELAKAFAADDSHKFVNGILDKAVKRLRTE, via the coding sequence ATGAAACCTAATGCACGTCGTTTGGCCCGTTCTTTGGCCGTTCAGGGAGTTTACAGCTGGCAAGTCAGCAAGAACCCTATTGGTGATATTGAACAGCAGTTATTGCTGGAACAAAACACCAAACACCTGGACGTGGGCTATTTCCAGGATATTTTACGTGGTGTGGCTGTGAATCATCCTGTATTGGATGAAGCGGTAAAGCCGTTTTTAGACCGTCCATTTGAAGAAATTGATCTGGTCGAAAAAGCCATATTACGGGTATCAGCCTACGAGCTGAAATACCGTCTGGATGTGCCGTACAAGGTGGTGATTAACGAAGCCATCGAACTGGCGAAAGCCTTTGCTGCCGATGACAGCCACAAGTTTGTCAACGGCATACTTGATAAAGCCGTCAAACGCCTGCGAACCGAATAA
- the ribE gene encoding 6,7-dimethyl-8-ribityllumazine synthase — protein MQVIEAGLTAKGKKFAIVVARFNSFIVESLLDGAVDTLKRVGDIADQDITVVRIPGAFEMPLAVQKVAASGKYDAIIALGAVIRGGTPHFEYVAGECTKGLAQVMMQHSIPVAFGVLTVDSIEQAVERAGTKMGNKGAEAAMSSLEMVNVLSQL, from the coding sequence ATGCAGGTGATTGAAGCAGGGTTAACCGCTAAAGGTAAAAAATTTGCCATCGTTGTGGCCAGATTCAACAGCTTTATTGTCGAAAGTTTATTAGACGGTGCTGTAGATACCTTAAAGCGTGTCGGCGATATCGCTGATCAAGACATCACTGTGGTTCGAATCCCAGGCGCTTTTGAAATGCCATTAGCTGTACAAAAGGTAGCTGCCAGTGGTAAGTATGACGCGATCATCGCTTTGGGTGCTGTGATCCGTGGCGGTACACCTCATTTTGAATACGTGGCTGGCGAATGCACCAAGGGCCTGGCTCAGGTGATGATGCAGCATAGTATTCCTGTTGCTTTTGGCGTATTGACTGTAGACAGTATCGAGCAGGCTGTTGAGCGTGCTGGTACCAAAATGGGCAATAAAGGCGCAGAAGCAGCGATGTCCTCGCTGGAAATGGTAAACGTTCTCTCTCAGTTGTAG
- the ribBA gene encoding bifunctional 3,4-dihydroxy-2-butanone-4-phosphate synthase/GTP cyclohydrolase II, protein MQLNTPAEIIEDIRQGKMVILMDDEDRENEGDLVMAAEYVTPDAVNFMATHGRGLICLTLTKKRCEQLKLPLMVDKNLSPFSTAFTLSIEAAEGVTTGISAADRARTVKAAVARDAKPTDIVYPGHIFPLMAQDGGVLVRAGHTEAGCDLARMAGLEPAAMIVEILNEDGTMARRPDLEVFAEKHGIKIGTIADLIEYRNLHETTIEQVASCQLPTEFGEFNLVTFRDTIDNQIHFALVKGVVEAEQPTLVRVHLHNTFSDLLLSDRGANRSFSLHCAMKRIADEGGVLVLLGKNESSEELVQMVQNFEAEDKGEKAKTDLWKGTSRNVGVGSQILASLGVKKMRLLSAPKKYHALSGFGLEVVDYVSE, encoded by the coding sequence ATGCAACTGAATACACCAGCAGAAATTATTGAAGATATTCGTCAGGGTAAAATGGTTATTCTGATGGATGACGAAGACCGCGAAAACGAAGGCGATTTAGTGATGGCGGCCGAATACGTCACGCCTGATGCAGTGAATTTTATGGCCACTCATGGTCGTGGTTTGATTTGTTTAACTCTGACTAAAAAGCGCTGCGAGCAGTTAAAGTTGCCTCTGATGGTGGATAAAAATTTATCGCCATTCTCTACCGCTTTTACTTTATCTATTGAAGCGGCTGAAGGGGTGACTACTGGTATTTCAGCAGCCGATCGTGCCCGTACTGTCAAAGCTGCTGTAGCCCGTGACGCCAAGCCTACAGATATTGTTTATCCAGGCCATATATTCCCGTTGATGGCTCAGGACGGCGGCGTATTAGTACGCGCTGGTCACACTGAGGCAGGGTGCGACTTAGCCCGCATGGCGGGTTTAGAACCTGCGGCAATGATTGTTGAAATTTTAAATGAAGACGGCACTATGGCGCGTCGTCCTGACTTAGAAGTTTTTGCTGAAAAACACGGCATTAAAATTGGCACCATCGCTGATTTAATTGAATACCGTAATCTGCATGAGACCACGATAGAGCAAGTCGCCAGCTGTCAGTTACCTACTGAATTTGGTGAGTTTAATCTCGTCACTTTCCGTGACACCATCGACAATCAAATTCATTTTGCTTTGGTCAAAGGTGTAGTTGAAGCAGAACAGCCGACGTTAGTCCGTGTGCATTTACATAATACCTTCAGTGATTTGCTGTTATCTGACCGTGGCGCCAATCGCAGTTTTTCTTTGCATTGTGCGATGAAACGTATTGCCGATGAAGGTGGTGTGCTGGTGCTTTTAGGTAAAAATGAAAGCAGTGAAGAGCTGGTACAGATGGTGCAAAACTTTGAAGCCGAAGATAAAGGCGAAAAAGCCAAGACCGATCTGTGGAAAGGCACCTCACGTAATGTCGGTGTAGGTTCACAAATTCTGGCCAGTTTAGGCGTGAAAAAAATGCGCTTGTTAAGCGCTCCAAAAAAATACCATGCTTTGTCCGGTTTTGGCTTAGAAGTCGTCGATTACGTTTCTGAATAG